The following nucleotide sequence is from Pochonia chlamydosporia 170 chromosome 4, whole genome shotgun sequence.
GATCGCAATCTCAGTGTCCATGTTTCACCTGAGTAGAGCGGTGTCTCGTCGACAGTTGTTGAATGTCTCGAACTCAGAGTTGAAGTGCCATCACTCCGGATTCCTGCCCAATTCCCTCTTGCCACGCTTAGAGCCTGAATGATTTCTCGACCTTGCCTCGTGCTCTTCAACATGCCTCTGTTCTGGATCCATCGGACAGAGTTACACAGGCTATTTGCGGTAACTGGTCACTTTATATTCCGCGTATACAATCACATAACTTTAACGAGTTGGTCATTAGCTCGACTACGACTTCGTGGCATTCCGAAAGATGGAGACTATATCAGGCAAACAGGCCTCTTCATCGAGCATTCACGTCTTGacccatggccaagatgcgACCTCTGACAAGATACCCGTGGAGAGCGAGCGAATTTCACATGGAGATGGCCTGTTTGCCGAGGACAATGACATCGAGAGGAGCGACTCATCACTAAATGTCGTCAAGTACATTGCTGGATGGGAGCTCGTCGGCCTAATAGCCGGTCTCACTCTTGCCTGCTTCCTGATTCTTCTGGATGTGTCCATTCTCGTGACGGTATGGCCAGATACCTTTCCTGGATTCATGATCTGACATGTTCAAGGCCATTCCTCACATCATAACAGACTTCCACTCCCACACTGACGTTGGTTGGTGGGCCAGCATGTACAGCCTCAGCATGTGTGTTTCTTCTCCCTGCGTAATGGGAAGTATTAGTAAGATGCGGATCGACTAATACGAGTTAACAGTGCTGTGTTTTTACCTCTCTCTGGAAAGGTCTATACTTGTTTTCACGTAAAGGTATGTGTGCCTCTCCTATCTTATCCTATCCCGCTCCTCAGGACTAAATAGTACTCTGCCAGTGGACTTTCTTGGCATTCTTCCTGATTTTTGAGATTGGCTCCTTAATAAGCGGCCTGGCGATTTCGTCGGTTGTATTCATCATCGGGCGCGCCATCGCGGGCATTGGCACCTCTGGCATTCAGACAGGGGCTTTTGCAATCATCGTGGCATCGGCACCGCTCGCCAAGCGGCCATCTCTCTTGGGCATCATGATGGGCGTCTGCCAAGTCGGACTCGGTTCGGGGCCATTGGTAGGAGGCGCTCTTACAGAGTATATGACCTGGAGACGGTGTTAGTGCTGCGCTATAAACCTGTTGTTACAAGTGGTGTCTGATATTCTGTCTGCAGGCTTCCTCATCAATATCCCAATTGGAGCGACATGCGTTTTGCTCATCTTGCTCGTCCGCATTCCTGACCGGCGCTCCcagcaagacaagcagcCTAACAGCTTCTCTGTTTCACAGCTTGACCTTCCCGGGTTCTTTCTTCTGACATTATTTGCCACCATGGTATTGGTCGCTCTTCAGTTCGGCGGCCAGATGCTCTCATGGACTTCTACCACGGTTATTGGGCTATTGTGCGGTGGCGGAGCGGCGTTTACAGCTTTTATAGCCTGGGAATGTCgagctggtgatggagcCATGATCCCCCTGCCCCTTATCCAGAAGAGACAAGTATGGATGTCTTGCCTTTCCATGATGTTGCTGTTTTCAACAATCCTGGCATCATCGTATTACTTGGCCGTCTATTTTGAATCCGTCAAAGGCATGACACCATTCAACAGTGCCGTAAGTAGTCTCCCGGTGGTTATGAGCCAGTTAGTTGGATCTGTTTCGTCTGGTTATTTTGGTGAGTAGAGTCAGCCAAATCTGGCAATCACTCACATCTAACTGAGACTAGTTCAACGGATCGGCTATTATCTGCCTGTCATGCTTGTCTGTGCTCTACTCACAGTCATTGGGCACTATCTTTTATCTACACTCTCACTTGATTCCAGCACCATCAAGTGGGCTGGATACCAGA
It contains:
- a CDS encoding MFS multidrug transporter (similar to Cordyceps militaris CM01 XP_006672488.1), giving the protein MPLFWIHRTELHRLFALDYDFVAFRKMETISGKQASSSSIHVLTHGQDATSDKIPVESERISHGDGLFAEDNDIERSDSSLNVVKYIAGWELVGLIAGLTLACFLILLDVSILVTAIPHIITDFHSHTDVGWWASMYSLSIAVFLPLSGKVYTCFHVKWTFLAFFLIFEIGSLISGLAISSVVFIIGRAIAGIGTSGIQTGAFAIIVASAPLAKRPSLLGIMMGVCQVGLGSGPLVGGALTEYMTWRRCFLINIPIGATCVLLILLVRIPDRRSQQDKQPNSFSVSQLDLPGFFLLTLFATMVLVALQFGGQMLSWTSTTVIGLLCGGGAAFTAFIAWECRAGDGAMIPLPLIQKRQVWMSCLSMMLLFSTILASSYYLAVYFESVKGMTPFNSAVSSLPVVMSQLVGSVSSGYFVQRIGYYLPVMLVCALLTVIGHYLLSTLSLDSSTIKWAGYQILLGFSRGIGLQMPIVAINAHSPPSLTSLATSTLLFFQTFGGSVFISVAISLFNNRLRQELLARVPEQDVGRIIHAGAIGIDKVVPKEILTDVLTSYARGVSAVFYLLIAVSGCLCLTSCGMRWTDIRNCSEHGRDES